The Achromobacter deleyi genome has a window encoding:
- a CDS encoding LysM peptidoglycan-binding domain-containing protein: MRKPGLWTELRTAYDARGNKTFEADGNGNASTWAYDYFGRLVAHTDIGGAKYYYTYDYARQLLTQTNTRGQNLNYSYDAAGQVTRIHDAAMGKITEFSYDHAGNKVRERTTQGGGVYQNNIMGYDALGRLRQVSDSYLRQNIDYDANGNRTRVQTQYGDASNIWRDRDYWYGYDSMNRQTTVEGVNANLEINATQGHKLSYDANGNRLSDTYWDNRIYNDGGTAAGFTTEAYTYDTLNRLTTLHRDRMLLDARYYDGADRVVMSGIDGSLGKAFFDRSGLANEQKRNMYDAAGRLANVRVMHMTAGGLASRYNSAYTGYDQAGNVTQYRMDMWDGTSYTNTYTYTHARYEGYREATLSGVSTQLDPGQTTYQYDVNGNMIGVVDSKDSSKNQTLVNDANGKILMRLQNGTTMRSLIVNGELLGTTGPSAGVDDFSPSFRPIDGGNPSASPGSYRIQAGDTLQTIAQQAYGDSRLWYLVAEANGLASDRDLRVGATVTIPNRVTGNHNDYKTFKPYDPGKLIGDTTPTMPVPEADSGGGGGCGGIGKIFVAVVAVVATVFTAGALAAPAAGLVGMMSAGVSVLTGASALSGIAAVGIGLAAGAVGSIVSQGVGIAMGVQDKFSWGSVATSALGAGVSAGVGVAFQGGNFLSANVATTNAVSTGAMVARAAVSSTVSQGIAVATGLQSKFSWTNVAASGIGAGVGSAVGAQVFPNATEFGERLTRGFVAGAAGGIAASVLSGGKANYVQIAVDAFGNALGNSIVDEMRSETPASSPSNRNLGMGLKVTEQQLVDFSPDPLSMDDGGLPLAKLRESLSSRGPAVTYTNNETEADFYASLVQMMSEERPQPEGIYLADNSGPNSSAVGDAWAILRKGPSLGDLWSEKGTYFYGLKEGRANRSVMDTTPTSLSEKLGALTRDVFIGAKDALLEAPLMAADTAQLGYLTGKAVVTGRAGEFNPWSDTGKFAKGGGTLAEFYSAPFDALGQTFSDLVLGDIEAAGSGAAALLGGVVGGRGTRLLGEGFGAKLGNRGLTFVGEYLGEPKNALGRIARDFESATAGAFSDLSTRQRQVPALMFDNKNSNGYPYVKFDGYDVLSNGKIELIDAKTRIVPFDTKDGPYISSSVVDGLVRKSEALSQNPDYIGVIELPTAEARREAQQVLKRLGIDNISTRVRK; encoded by the coding sequence GTGCGCAAGCCCGGGCTGTGGACCGAACTGCGCACGGCCTACGATGCGCGCGGCAACAAGACCTTCGAGGCTGACGGCAATGGCAACGCGTCGACCTGGGCGTACGACTACTTCGGTCGTCTGGTCGCGCACACCGACATCGGCGGCGCCAAGTACTACTACACCTACGACTACGCCCGCCAGCTGTTGACGCAGACGAACACGCGCGGCCAGAACCTGAACTACAGCTACGACGCCGCGGGTCAGGTCACGCGGATCCATGACGCCGCCATGGGCAAGATCACGGAGTTCTCCTACGATCACGCGGGCAACAAGGTGCGCGAGCGCACCACGCAAGGCGGAGGCGTCTACCAGAACAACATCATGGGGTACGACGCGCTGGGACGGCTGCGGCAGGTCTCGGACAGCTATCTGCGCCAGAACATCGACTACGACGCCAACGGCAACCGCACGCGGGTGCAGACGCAGTACGGGGATGCATCCAACATCTGGCGGGACCGCGACTACTGGTACGGGTACGACTCCATGAACCGGCAGACGACGGTTGAGGGCGTGAACGCCAATCTGGAGATCAACGCGACGCAAGGCCACAAGCTGAGCTATGACGCGAACGGCAACCGCCTGAGCGACACGTATTGGGACAACCGGATCTACAACGATGGCGGCACCGCCGCCGGCTTCACCACCGAGGCCTATACCTACGACACGCTCAACCGCCTGACCACGTTGCACCGCGACCGGATGTTGCTGGACGCGCGCTACTACGACGGCGCGGACCGCGTCGTGATGAGCGGTATCGACGGGTCGCTGGGCAAGGCCTTCTTCGACCGATCAGGCCTGGCAAACGAACAGAAGCGCAACATGTACGACGCGGCGGGCCGCCTGGCCAACGTGCGCGTGATGCACATGACGGCGGGCGGTCTTGCCAGCCGCTACAACAGCGCCTACACGGGCTATGACCAGGCAGGGAACGTCACCCAGTACCGCATGGACATGTGGGACGGGACGTCCTACACCAACACCTATACCTACACGCACGCGCGCTACGAGGGCTATCGGGAGGCGACGCTGTCGGGAGTCAGCACGCAGCTGGATCCTGGCCAGACGACGTACCAGTACGACGTCAACGGCAACATGATCGGTGTGGTGGACAGCAAGGACAGCAGCAAGAACCAGACGCTGGTCAACGACGCGAACGGCAAGATCCTGATGCGGCTGCAGAACGGCACGACGATGCGGTCGCTGATCGTCAACGGCGAGCTGCTGGGCACCACGGGTCCGAGCGCCGGGGTGGACGACTTCTCGCCGTCGTTCCGTCCGATTGATGGGGGCAATCCCTCGGCCAGTCCGGGCTCGTACCGGATCCAGGCGGGCGACACGCTGCAGACCATTGCGCAGCAGGCGTACGGCGACAGCCGGCTGTGGTATCTGGTCGCCGAGGCCAACGGCCTGGCGAGCGACCGCGACCTGCGCGTGGGCGCCACCGTCACGATTCCGAACCGGGTGACGGGCAACCACAACGACTACAAGACGTTCAAGCCGTACGACCCGGGCAAGCTGATAGGCGACACCACGCCGACGATGCCGGTGCCGGAAGCGGATAGCGGCGGCGGAGGTGGCTGCGGAGGGATCGGGAAGATCTTTGTCGCGGTGGTGGCGGTGGTGGCGACGGTGTTTACGGCGGGGGCGCTGGCAGCGCCCGCCGCCGGCCTGGTGGGGATGATGTCGGCTGGGGTTTCGGTGCTGACGGGGGCTTCCGCGCTGTCCGGTATCGCTGCTGTTGGAATCGGCTTGGCGGCTGGTGCGGTCGGCAGCATTGTCAGTCAGGGCGTCGGCATCGCAATGGGCGTGCAAGACAAGTTCAGCTGGGGCAGTGTCGCGACAAGCGCATTGGGTGCCGGAGTGTCGGCTGGAGTGGGCGTCGCGTTCCAAGGTGGAAACTTCCTGAGCGCAAATGTGGCAACAACGAATGCGGTGAGCACAGGTGCGATGGTTGCGCGAGCCGCCGTCAGTTCCACCGTGAGCCAGGGCATCGCCGTGGCGACGGGCTTGCAGTCGAAGTTCAGTTGGACCAATGTGGCAGCGTCCGGCATCGGAGCCGGTGTGGGATCGGCGGTGGGTGCGCAGGTGTTCCCTAACGCAACGGAGTTTGGTGAACGGTTGACTCGCGGATTTGTGGCGGGAGCGGCGGGCGGCATCGCCGCGTCGGTGCTGTCTGGGGGCAAGGCGAACTACGTGCAGATTGCTGTCGACGCATTCGGGAATGCGCTTGGGAACTCTATTGTTGACGAGATGCGGTCTGAGACACCTGCCTCCTCGCCGTCGAATCGGAACTTGGGCATGGGATTGAAGGTAACCGAGCAGCAGCTCGTCGATTTTTCGCCCGATCCATTGTCGATGGATGATGGCGGCTTGCCTCTGGCGAAACTTCGGGAGAGCCTCTCCAGTCGCGGGCCAGCGGTGACCTACACGAATAACGAAACCGAGGCCGATTTCTACGCATCGCTCGTTCAGATGATGTCCGAGGAGCGGCCACAGCCAGAAGGGATCTATCTCGCAGACAACAGTGGACCTAACTCCAGCGCCGTCGGGGATGCGTGGGCGATATTGCGCAAGGGGCCCAGCTTGGGGGACCTTTGGAGTGAAAAGGGAACTTACTTCTATGGTCTGAAGGAGGGGCGCGCGAACAGGTCTGTGATGGATACCACGCCCACAAGCCTTTCCGAAAAGCTGGGTGCGTTGACACGTGACGTTTTCATTGGAGCAAAGGATGCCTTGTTGGAAGCGCCCCTGATGGCCGCTGACACGGCACAATTGGGGTACTTGACTGGCAAGGCAGTAGTGACTGGACGTGCTGGGGAATTCAATCCATGGAGCGATACGGGCAAGTTTGCCAAGGGAGGGGGGACGCTCGCCGAATTCTATTCCGCACCGTTTGATGCGCTGGGGCAGACCTTTTCAGACCTTGTCCTAGGAGATATCGAGGCGGCAGGGAGTGGCGCGGCGGCCTTGTTGGGAGGAGTAGTAGGCGGTCGGGGAACTCGGTTGCTGGGCGAGGGCTTTGGAGCAAAACTCGGCAATCGAGGCTTGACCTTTGTAGGCGAGTATCTTGGTGAACCCAAAAACGCCTTAGGTAGGATTGCTCGCGATTTTGAATCGGCCACTGCAGGCGCGTTTAGTGACCTTTCGACGCGACAGCGTCAAGTCCCAGCGTTGATGTTCGATAACAAAAATTCGAACGGCTATCCTTACGTTAAATTCGATGGATACGATGTTTTGAGTAATGGAAAAATCGAGCTCATCGATGCAAAGACTCGAATTGTTCCGTTCGATACAAAGGATGGTCCGTATATATCGAGTAGTGTGGTGGATGGTTTGGTCAGGAAGAGTGAGGCTTTATCGCAGAATCCGGATTACATTGGTGTGATCGAATTGCCTACTGCTGAGGCCAGAAGAGAAGCGCAGCAGGTGCTCAAGCGTCTTGGAATAGATAATATTTCTACCAGAGTTAGAAAATAG